The Megalopta genalis isolate 19385.01 chromosome 12, iyMegGena1_principal, whole genome shotgun sequence genome window below encodes:
- the LOC117228783 gene encoding UPAR/Ly6 domain-containing protein crok → MSPRTEWMLVIFGLVVFAQSGSALKCWVCASNASPLCGDPMNITEHQTTFHTKVCESGIYDASKPICRKIVKRENGDRVVIRQCSTPNVDEASITDGPCSSMAIAGTNVIESCHICSTDLCNSAPSASILHSLYIVALAFVGYHFFQTKYNVV, encoded by the exons ATGTCCCCCAGAACCGAGTGGATGCTGGTGATCTTCGGCCTGGTCGTTTTCGCACAGTCAG GTTCCGCTTTAAAATGCTGGGTCTGCGCTTCGAACGCGAGTCCGCTATGCGGTGACCCGATGAACATCACCGAACATCAGACGACTTTCCATACGAAAGTCTGCGAGAGCGGCATTTACGATGCATCGAAACCGATCTGCCGGAAAATCGTGAAAAGAG AAAATGGCGACCGAGTCGTGATACGTCAGTGCTCGACACCGAACGTCGACGAAGCGAGCATCACCGACGGTCCTTGCAGCTCGATGGCGATTGCCGGTACGAACGTGATCGAATCATGTCACATCTGCAGCACCGATCTCTGCAACTCTGCGCCGAGCGCATCGATCCTCCATTCCCTCTATATCGTCGCGCTGGCCTTCGTCGGCTACCACTTCTTCCAAACGAAATACAACGTGGTTTAA
- the LOC117228784 gene encoding uncharacterized protein LOC117228784, translating into MASQFLLTTVIILTTFGCAKSQSLWCYQCNTNLTDGHTTACNDPYIPAPYYDLVLCPLNEPHHCLKSIIIDRDVLVTVRGCVPSREIDGYCRHLPNSSITCSFCNEYACNGQGSIYLFALHRLGLLLPLICIAVKFS; encoded by the exons ATGGCTAGCCAGTTCCTTTTAACGACAGTGATTATTTTAACGACATTCG GGTGCGCAAAAAGCCAGAGCTTATGGTGTTATCAGTGCAACACCAATCTGACGGATGGCCACACGACAGCGTGCAACGATCCTTATATTCCGGCACCTTACTATGATTTAGTCCTTTGTCCACTAAATGAACCTCATCATTGTCTCAAAAGCATCATTATCG ATAGGGACGTGCTGGTGACGGTACGAGGTTGCGTGCCGTCACGCGAAATCGATGGATACTGCCGCCATTTACCAAACTCCAGCATCACGTGTTCCTTTTGCAACGAGTACGCTTGCAATGGCCAAGGATCGATCTATTTATTCGCCTTACACCGTTTGGGACTGTTATTGCCTCTCATCTGCATCGCCGTCAAATTTTCGTAA
- the LOC117228985 gene encoding uncharacterized protein LOC117228985, with protein MRIKLNTLQVLLFLFIFQADSKAIKCYQCNSRKDDDCTQNKVDIKYLKPCPLSHRYCRKAISIYYFMESREYITVRECARWRNTDKPCYRGRYSRDSYQLVCECYGTGCNRSARHFSNMSIFLYVLCQLVILLGLSPT; from the exons ATGCGGATAAAATTAAACACTCTGCAAGTATTATTGTTCCTCTTCATTTTTCAAGCAG ACTCGAAAGCAATCAAATGTTACCAATGCAATAGTAGGAAGGACGATGACTGCACGCAGAACAAAGTAGATATTAAATATTTGAAACCGTGTCCACTGTCGCATCGATATTGTCGCAAAGCCATTTCCATAT ATTATTTTATGGAGTCCCGGGAATACATAACAGTACGCGAGTGCGCAAGATGGCGGAACACCGACAAACCGTGTTACAGGGGTCGTTATTCGCGCGACAGTTATCAACTTGTTTGCGAATGTTACGGGACAGGGTGCAATCGATCTGCGAGGCATTTCTCGAACATGAGCATATTCCTTTACGTCCTGTGCCAACTGGTAATCCTGCTGGGCCTAAGTCCTACGTGA
- the LOC117228753 gene encoding uncharacterized protein LOC117228753: protein MQRRIAVLIVGLALVSVVRSDDLKCYMCTSLTEPHCVSDPKAHNIELLECTLTHMYDFQRALQKQNVSNVISHIFDVDHSSKYPHVGPMACAKMVLKVNKKEVTVRNCQTRKTETIDPCKAIQGKMNDDSSSLEHCDLCMQDACNTSTGLSPRIFVTLLSLAGTVIVGGFYNGA from the exons ATGCAACGAAGGATCGCAGTGCTAATCGTCGGTCTTGCGCTCGTCTCGGTGGTTCGTTCAG ATGATTTGAAATGCTATATGTGCACCTCACTCACGGAACCACACTGTGTCAGCGATCCAAAAGCACACAACATCGAACTCCTCGAATGTACTTTAACCCACATGTACGATTTTCAACGAGCACTTCAAAAGCAAAACGTTTCGAACGTGATATCGCACATCTTCGACGTGGACCACTCAAGCAAATACCCGCACGTTGGACCGATGGCCTGCGCGAAAATGGTCTTGAAGG TTAACAAGAAAGAGGTCACGGTGAGAAACTGCCAGACACGGAAGACAGAAACCATCGATCCCTGCAAGGCGATACAAGGGAAAATGAACGACGACTCGTCCAGCCTGGAACACTGCGATCTTTGTATGCAGGACGCTTGCAACACCTCGACCGGCCTCTCACCCCGAATCTTCGTCACCCTGTTGTCCCTTGCCGGCACTGTAATCGTTGGCGGCTTTTACAACGGCGCGTAA